The following proteins are encoded in a genomic region of Catellatospora sp. TT07R-123:
- a CDS encoding gluconokinase — translation MSDTAVLVMGVSGSGKTTIGTDLALRLGAAFQDADDLHPPANKQKMHAGIPLTDADREPWLRACAQWLAAQAGDGRPAVLACSALKRHYRDVLRAAAPGLRIVYLDGDRDLLAARLGHRPGHFFNPVLLDSQLAELEVPGPDEHSIALPISLSPADLVDRATAALTT, via the coding sequence GTGAGTGATACCGCGGTACTGGTCATGGGGGTCTCCGGCAGCGGCAAGACCACCATCGGCACCGACCTGGCGCTGCGCCTCGGCGCGGCCTTCCAGGACGCCGACGACCTGCACCCGCCCGCCAACAAGCAGAAGATGCACGCCGGCATCCCGCTCACCGACGCCGACCGCGAACCCTGGCTGCGCGCCTGCGCCCAGTGGCTGGCCGCGCAGGCGGGAGACGGCCGGCCCGCCGTCCTGGCCTGCTCGGCGCTCAAGCGCCACTACCGCGACGTGCTGCGCGCCGCCGCGCCCGGCCTGCGGATCGTCTACCTCGACGGCGACCGCGATCTGCTCGCCGCCCGCCTGGGCCACCGCCCCGGGCACTTCTTCAACCCGGTGCTGCTCGACTCGCAGCTGGCCGAGTTGGAGGTCCCGGGTCCGGACGAGCACTCGATCGCCCTGCCGATCTCCCTGTCCCCCGCCGACCTCGTCGACCGGGCCACCGCAGCCCTGACCACCTGA
- the polA gene encoding DNA polymerase I: MTETLLLLDGHSLAYRAFFALPVENFSTSTGQPTNAVYGFTSMLINVLRDERPTHIAVAFDVSRQSFRTEQYAEYKAGRAETPSDFKGQVSLVQEVLDALRVRHVELAGFEADDIIATLARQGREAGMRVLICTGDRDAFQLVTKDVTVLYPKKGVSDLARMDPAAVTEKYGVGPDRYRDLAALVGESSDNLPGVPGVGPKTAAKWITQYEGLDGVIAHVDEIKGKAGESLREHLAGVMRNHQINKLRDDLELPLPLDESQWTSWDREAVHQVFDTLQFRVLRDRLYQYLDTAEPEAEAGFDLDGTVLEEPGALAAWLEEHGRGTVGVAVSGTFGRGTGNLTGLALAAEQAAAWCDPTGLDPADETALAAWLADPHRPKVVHDAKPAMLAFQARGWALDGLASDTALAAYLARPDQRSYDLADLALRYLHRELRTEAPAGNGQLTLDFGDAAPDRAAEEALMLRARATLDLVDAIGAELGPDGGERLLAELELPLVEVLGAMERIGIAADTDYLSELEATFAAEVKAAAQAAYAEVGREFNLGSPKQLQEILFGELNLPKTKKIKTGYTTDADALAWLHQQSEHPVLTHLLRHRDVAKLKSTVDGLLKSVSDDGRIHTTFFQTVAATGRLSSTDPNLQNVPIRTEEGRRIRRAFVVGSGYESLLTADYSQIEMRIMAHLSGDAGLIEAFASGEDLHTTVASKVFATDEVSAEQRRRIKAMSYGLAYGLSAYGLSQQLGISTAEATGLMEDYFARFGGVRDYLHEVVDQARKDGYTATILGRRRYLPDLTSDNRQRREMAERMALNAPIQGSAADVIKLAMLRVDKALKAEGLVSRMLLQVHDELVFEVAPGERTALEALARREMAGAVDLSVPLEVSVGSGPDWNAADH; this comes from the coding sequence GTGACCGAGACCCTGCTGCTGCTCGACGGCCACTCGCTGGCATACCGGGCCTTCTTCGCCCTGCCCGTGGAGAACTTCTCCACCAGCACGGGCCAGCCCACCAACGCGGTGTACGGCTTCACCTCCATGCTGATCAACGTGCTGCGCGACGAGCGGCCCACCCACATCGCCGTCGCCTTCGACGTGTCGCGCCAGTCCTTCCGCACCGAGCAGTACGCCGAGTACAAGGCGGGCCGCGCCGAGACCCCGAGCGACTTCAAGGGCCAGGTCAGCCTGGTGCAGGAGGTGCTCGACGCGCTGCGGGTGCGCCACGTCGAGCTGGCCGGGTTCGAGGCCGACGACATCATCGCCACGCTGGCCCGGCAGGGCCGCGAGGCCGGGATGCGGGTGCTGATCTGCACCGGTGACCGCGACGCGTTCCAGCTGGTCACCAAGGACGTGACGGTGCTGTACCCGAAGAAGGGCGTCTCGGACCTGGCCCGGATGGACCCGGCCGCGGTGACCGAGAAGTACGGCGTCGGTCCCGACCGCTACCGCGACCTGGCCGCCCTGGTCGGCGAGTCCAGCGACAACCTGCCCGGCGTGCCCGGGGTCGGCCCGAAGACCGCCGCGAAGTGGATCACGCAGTACGAGGGCCTCGACGGCGTCATCGCCCACGTCGACGAGATCAAGGGCAAGGCCGGCGAGAGCCTGCGCGAGCACCTGGCCGGGGTGATGCGCAACCACCAGATCAACAAGCTGCGCGACGACCTGGAGCTGCCGCTGCCGCTGGACGAGTCGCAGTGGACCAGCTGGGACCGCGAGGCGGTGCACCAGGTCTTCGACACGCTCCAGTTCCGGGTGCTGCGCGACCGGCTCTACCAGTACCTCGACACCGCCGAACCGGAGGCCGAGGCCGGGTTCGACCTCGACGGCACCGTGCTGGAGGAGCCCGGTGCGCTCGCGGCCTGGCTGGAGGAGCACGGCCGGGGCACGGTCGGCGTCGCGGTCAGCGGCACCTTCGGCCGGGGCACCGGCAACCTGACCGGCCTGGCCCTGGCGGCTGAGCAGGCGGCGGCGTGGTGCGACCCGACCGGGCTGGACCCGGCCGACGAGACGGCCCTGGCGGCCTGGCTGGCCGACCCGCACCGGCCCAAGGTGGTCCACGACGCGAAGCCGGCCATGCTGGCCTTCCAGGCCCGGGGCTGGGCGCTGGACGGGCTGGCCAGCGACACCGCGCTCGCGGCGTACCTGGCCCGGCCGGACCAGCGCTCCTACGACCTGGCCGACCTGGCGCTGCGCTACCTGCACCGCGAGCTGCGCACCGAGGCGCCCGCCGGCAACGGCCAGCTGACCCTGGACTTCGGCGACGCCGCCCCCGACCGGGCCGCGGAGGAGGCGCTGATGCTGCGCGCCCGCGCCACGCTCGACCTGGTCGACGCGATCGGGGCCGAACTCGGCCCTGACGGCGGCGAGCGGCTGCTGGCCGAGCTGGAGCTGCCGCTGGTGGAGGTGCTCGGCGCGATGGAGCGCATCGGCATCGCCGCCGACACCGACTACCTGTCGGAGCTGGAGGCGACGTTCGCGGCCGAGGTCAAGGCGGCGGCGCAGGCGGCGTACGCGGAGGTGGGGCGCGAGTTCAACCTCGGCTCGCCCAAGCAGCTCCAGGAGATCCTGTTCGGCGAGCTGAACCTGCCCAAGACCAAGAAGATCAAGACGGGGTACACCACCGACGCCGACGCGCTGGCGTGGCTGCACCAGCAGAGCGAGCACCCGGTGCTGACGCACCTGCTGCGCCACCGGGACGTGGCCAAGCTGAAGTCGACCGTCGACGGCCTGCTCAAGTCGGTCAGCGACGACGGCCGCATCCACACCACGTTCTTCCAGACCGTGGCCGCGACGGGCCGCCTGTCCAGCACCGACCCGAACCTGCAGAACGTGCCGATCCGCACCGAGGAGGGCCGCCGCATCCGGCGCGCCTTCGTGGTCGGCTCCGGGTACGAGTCGCTGCTGACGGCCGACTACAGCCAGATCGAGATGCGGATCATGGCGCACCTGTCCGGCGACGCCGGGCTGATCGAGGCGTTCGCCTCCGGCGAGGACCTGCACACCACCGTCGCGTCGAAGGTGTTCGCCACCGACGAGGTCAGCGCCGAGCAGCGCCGCCGCATCAAGGCCATGTCGTACGGCCTGGCCTACGGCCTTTCCGCGTACGGACTGTCGCAGCAGCTGGGCATCTCGACCGCCGAGGCGACCGGGCTGATGGAGGACTACTTCGCCCGCTTCGGCGGGGTGCGCGACTACCTGCACGAGGTCGTCGACCAGGCCCGCAAGGACGGCTACACCGCCACCATCCTGGGCCGCCGCCGCTACCTGCCCGACCTGACCAGCGACAACCGGCAGCGCCGGGAGATGGCCGAGCGCATGGCGCTCAACGCCCCGATCCAGGGTTCGGCCGCCGACGTGATCAAGCTGGCCATGCTGCGGGTCGACAAGGCCCTGAAGGCCGAGGGCCTGGTGTCGCGGATGCTGCTCCAGGTCCACGACGAGCTGGTGTTCGAGGTCGCGCCCGGCGAGCGGACCGCGCTGGAGGCACTGGCCCGCCGCGAGATGGCCGGCGCCGTAGACCTCTCGGTCCCCCTGGAGGTCTCCGTCGGCTCCGGCCCCGACTGGAACGCCGCCGACCACTGA
- a CDS encoding PPOX class F420-dependent oxidoreductase, whose amino-acid sequence MPSVADLPFGNYLLLTTFRRDGRAVPTPVWAVRDGADIVVWTVSDSGKVKRLRRSSKVTISDCDVRGKVTGPTIPARARLMDAPATAAVRELLIKKYGLLGRITLWGSRVRRGVDGTVGVRITDPAAPRTP is encoded by the coding sequence ATGCCGAGCGTCGCGGATCTGCCTTTCGGGAACTACCTGCTGCTGACCACGTTCCGTCGGGACGGGCGGGCGGTGCCGACGCCGGTGTGGGCGGTGCGCGACGGGGCCGACATCGTCGTGTGGACCGTGTCGGACAGCGGCAAGGTCAAGCGGCTGCGGCGCAGCAGCAAGGTGACCATCAGCGACTGCGACGTACGCGGCAAGGTCACCGGGCCGACCATCCCGGCCCGCGCCCGGCTGATGGACGCGCCGGCCACCGCCGCCGTCCGCGAGCTCCTGATCAAGAAGTACGGCCTGCTCGGCCGGATCACCCTGTGGGGCAGCCGGGTCCGCCGGGGCGTGGACGGAACCGTGGGCGTGCGCATCACCGACCCGGCCGCGCCCCGGACCCCGTAG
- a CDS encoding amino acid ABC transporter ATP-binding protein encodes MVRTDNVHKAFGHVEVLRGIDVTVPRGTVCVVLGPSGSGKSTFLRCINHLEKIDSGRIWVDGRLIGYEQRGDKLYELHDKAVAAQRREIGMVFQRFNLFPHMCALENVMEAPSTVKGRGKDECMRNAMEQLKRVGLAEKAGNYPAQLSGGQQQRVAIARALAMDPKLMLFDEPTSALDPELVGDVLDAMKDLARSGMTMVVVTHEIGFAREVGDQLIFMDGGVVVESGTPREVLANPQHPRTRDFLSKVL; translated from the coding sequence ATGGTGCGCACGGACAACGTGCACAAGGCGTTCGGGCACGTGGAGGTGCTGCGCGGCATCGACGTGACGGTCCCGCGCGGCACGGTCTGCGTCGTGCTGGGCCCGTCCGGCTCCGGCAAGTCGACGTTCCTGCGCTGCATCAACCACCTGGAGAAGATCGACTCGGGCCGGATCTGGGTCGACGGCAGGCTCATCGGGTACGAGCAGCGCGGCGACAAGCTCTACGAGCTGCACGACAAGGCCGTCGCCGCGCAGCGCCGCGAGATCGGCATGGTGTTCCAGCGCTTCAACCTGTTCCCGCACATGTGCGCGCTGGAGAACGTGATGGAGGCGCCGTCCACGGTCAAGGGCCGCGGCAAGGACGAGTGCATGCGCAACGCGATGGAGCAGCTCAAGCGCGTGGGCCTGGCCGAGAAGGCGGGCAACTACCCGGCGCAGCTGTCCGGCGGCCAGCAGCAGCGCGTGGCCATCGCCCGCGCCCTCGCCATGGACCCCAAACTGATGCTGTTCGACGAGCCCACCAGCGCCCTGGACCCCGAACTGGTCGGCGACGTCCTCGACGCCATGAAGGACCTCGCCCGCTCCGGCATGACCATGGTGGTCGTCACCCACGAGATCGGCTTCGCCCGCGAGGTAGGCGACCAGCTCATCTTCATGGACGGCGGCGTGGTGGTCGAGTCGGGCACCCCCCGCGAGGTCCTCGCCAACCCCCAACACCCCCGCACCCGCGACTTCCTCAGCAAGGTCCTCTGA
- a CDS encoding amino acid ABC transporter permease → MSTPSPSSSPVPLPAPRPPDPIKAIPVRHPGRWVAIGVIALLVAMFLHLLLTNSAFQWQFMFSNMFTPPVLRGLWGTVSITVCSMIIGVVLGILVAVARLSENPILRGTSWAYTWFFRAVPRLVLLAVLGNLGILWPRLEFGVPFDRWIGGLFGIENATWRVGGVETRALLSGFVVGILGLALSEAAYMAEIVRAGMLSVDPGQQEAATALGMSRFQALRRVVLPQAMRVIIPPTGNETIAMLKDTSLLIVVPVTTELFFQLDAIGKRTFQIFPMYVAAILWYLFLVSLLLIGQYFLERHFGRGYGRAGQAKLKLKGLAAEHGGEPM, encoded by the coding sequence ATGTCCACGCCGTCGCCCTCGTCCTCGCCGGTCCCGCTGCCGGCGCCGCGCCCGCCCGACCCCATCAAGGCGATCCCGGTCCGGCACCCGGGCCGGTGGGTGGCGATCGGGGTGATCGCTCTGCTCGTGGCGATGTTCCTGCACCTGCTGCTGACCAACAGCGCCTTCCAGTGGCAGTTCATGTTCTCGAACATGTTCACGCCGCCGGTGCTGCGGGGCCTGTGGGGCACGGTCTCGATCACGGTCTGCTCGATGATCATCGGCGTGGTGCTGGGCATCCTGGTGGCGGTGGCGCGGCTGTCGGAGAACCCGATCCTGCGCGGCACCTCGTGGGCGTACACGTGGTTCTTCCGGGCCGTGCCGCGGCTGGTGCTGCTGGCGGTGCTGGGCAACCTGGGCATCCTGTGGCCGCGGCTGGAGTTCGGGGTGCCGTTCGACCGCTGGATCGGCGGCCTGTTCGGCATCGAGAACGCGACCTGGCGGGTGGGCGGTGTCGAGACCCGGGCGCTGCTCAGCGGCTTCGTCGTCGGCATCCTGGGCCTGGCGCTGTCGGAGGCGGCGTACATGGCCGAGATCGTGCGGGCGGGCATGCTGTCGGTCGACCCGGGCCAGCAGGAGGCGGCGACGGCGCTGGGCATGAGCCGGTTCCAGGCGCTGCGGCGGGTGGTGCTGCCGCAGGCGATGCGGGTGATCATCCCGCCGACCGGCAACGAGACGATCGCGATGCTCAAGGACACCTCGCTGCTCATCGTCGTACCGGTGACGACCGAGCTGTTCTTCCAGCTCGACGCGATCGGCAAGCGCACCTTCCAGATCTTCCCGATGTACGTCGCCGCGATCCTCTGGTACCTGTTCCTGGTCAGCCTGCTGCTGATCGGGCAGTACTTCCTCGAACGCCACTTCGGGCGCGGCTACGGCCGCGCCGGGCAGGCCAAGCTCAAGCTCAAGGGCCTGGCCGCCGAGCACGGTGGGGAGCCGATGTGA
- a CDS encoding ABC transporter substrate-binding protein, with protein MLKRLIPVGVVAALALGLSACGGGSESPSGAAPSVSADAALAAKVPDSVKSDGKILVGTDATYPPNESLAADGKTVQGWDVDLFKAVAAKLGLQAEFQPATFGDIIPGVGSGKYEVGVSSFTINPERVKQALMVSYYNAGTQWATKKGNPAGIDPNNPCGKRVAVQRDTVQAEDIAKKNDACKAAGKPEITIEPYPGQDAAAAAVVSGKDDAMLADSPVAAYAVKQSNGQLELLGDIYDAAPYGYVVPKEQQQFAEAVQGAVDALIKDGTYQKILDQWGVAGGAVPSSQINP; from the coding sequence GTGCTCAAGAGACTGATTCCGGTCGGCGTGGTGGCCGCCCTCGCTCTCGGATTGAGTGCCTGCGGCGGCGGATCGGAGAGCCCGAGCGGGGCCGCGCCCAGCGTGTCGGCCGACGCCGCGCTGGCCGCCAAGGTGCCGGACTCGGTCAAGTCCGACGGCAAGATCCTCGTCGGCACCGACGCCACCTACCCGCCGAACGAGTCCCTGGCCGCCGACGGCAAGACCGTCCAGGGCTGGGACGTCGACCTGTTCAAAGCCGTCGCCGCCAAGCTCGGCCTCCAGGCGGAGTTCCAGCCGGCCACGTTCGGCGACATCATCCCCGGCGTCGGCTCCGGCAAGTACGAGGTCGGCGTCTCGTCGTTCACCATCAACCCGGAGCGCGTCAAGCAGGCCCTGATGGTCAGCTACTACAACGCGGGCACCCAGTGGGCGACGAAGAAGGGCAACCCGGCCGGGATCGACCCGAACAACCCGTGCGGCAAGCGCGTGGCGGTGCAGCGCGACACCGTGCAGGCCGAGGACATCGCCAAGAAGAACGACGCCTGCAAGGCGGCGGGCAAGCCCGAGATCACCATCGAGCCGTACCCGGGCCAGGACGCGGCCGCCGCCGCGGTGGTCTCCGGCAAGGACGACGCGATGCTCGCCGACTCCCCGGTCGCGGCGTACGCGGTGAAGCAGTCCAACGGCCAGCTGGAGCTGCTCGGCGACATCTACGACGCCGCGCCCTACGGGTACGTGGTGCCCAAGGAGCAGCAGCAGTTCGCCGAGGCGGTGCAGGGTGCCGTGGACGCGTTGATCAAGGACGGCACGTACCAGAAGATCCTGGACCAGTGGGGCGTCGCGGGCGGCGCGGTGCCGAGCTCCCAGATCAACCCGTAG
- a CDS encoding ABC transporter ATP-binding protein — MLLEIDNITLLYGRIQALHGISLHVNEGEIVALIGANGAGKSTTMRAVSGLRPIASGAIRFNGEDISKLRADLRVVRGICQSPEGRGVFPGMTVRENLEMGAYMRRDAAGIAADMERVFGLFPRLQERIRQQGGTLSGGEQQMLAVGRALMGRPKLLLLDEPSMGLAPMLIQQIFNIITEINKQGTTVLVVEQNAQQALSRAHRAYVLETGSIVKEGTGADLLHDPAVKAAYLGVA; from the coding sequence ATGCTGCTTGAGATCGACAACATCACCCTGCTGTACGGGCGGATCCAGGCGCTGCACGGCATCAGCCTGCACGTCAACGAGGGTGAGATCGTGGCCCTGATCGGCGCCAACGGCGCCGGCAAGTCCACCACGATGCGGGCCGTCTCCGGTCTGCGGCCGATCGCCTCGGGCGCGATCCGCTTCAACGGCGAGGACATCTCCAAGCTGCGCGCCGACCTGCGCGTGGTGCGGGGCATCTGCCAGTCGCCGGAGGGCCGGGGCGTGTTCCCGGGCATGACGGTCAGGGAGAACCTGGAGATGGGCGCGTACATGCGACGCGACGCCGCCGGGATCGCCGCCGACATGGAGCGGGTGTTCGGGCTGTTCCCGCGGCTCCAGGAGCGCATCAGGCAGCAGGGCGGCACCCTGTCCGGCGGCGAGCAGCAGATGCTCGCGGTGGGCCGGGCGCTGATGGGCCGGCCGAAGCTGCTGCTGCTCGACGAGCCGTCGATGGGCCTGGCGCCGATGCTGATCCAGCAGATCTTCAACATCATCACGGAGATCAATAAGCAGGGTACGACCGTGCTGGTGGTGGAGCAGAACGCGCAGCAGGCGCTGTCGCGGGCGCACCGGGCGTACGTGCTGGAGACGGGCAGCATCGTCAAGGAGGGGACGGGCGCGGACCTGCTGCACGACCCCGCCGTGAAGGCCGCCTACCTCGGCGTCGCCTGA
- a CDS encoding ABC transporter ATP-binding protein: MSERKPLLEVDNVTLRFGGVVALDKVDFAIYEGEILGLIGPNGAGKTTCFNAMTGVYLPTEGDIRFQGKRVPGQKRNRITKMGIARTFQNIRLFPEMTALENVLVGADAHHKTSVPSALLRLPRFWSEERSAVKRAHQLLDFVGITARSSDLARNLPYGDQRRLEIARALATNPTLLCLDEPAAGFNPSEKVALLELIRKIRDSGVTVLLIEHDMRLVMEVTDRIVVLEFGRKIAEGTPAEVRDNPKVIAAYLGVPDAA; the protein is encoded by the coding sequence GTGAGTGAGCGCAAGCCACTGCTGGAGGTCGACAACGTCACGCTCCGCTTCGGCGGCGTGGTGGCGCTGGACAAGGTCGACTTCGCCATCTACGAGGGCGAGATCCTCGGCCTGATCGGCCCGAACGGCGCCGGCAAGACCACCTGCTTCAACGCCATGACCGGCGTGTACCTGCCGACCGAGGGCGACATCCGGTTCCAGGGCAAGCGGGTGCCGGGCCAGAAGCGCAACCGGATCACCAAGATGGGCATCGCCCGCACGTTCCAGAACATCCGTCTCTTCCCGGAGATGACGGCGCTGGAGAACGTGCTGGTGGGCGCGGACGCGCACCACAAGACCAGCGTGCCGAGCGCGCTGCTGCGGCTGCCCCGGTTCTGGAGCGAGGAGCGCAGCGCGGTCAAGCGGGCGCACCAGCTGCTGGATTTCGTCGGCATCACCGCCCGGTCCAGCGACCTGGCGCGCAACCTGCCCTACGGCGACCAGCGGCGGCTGGAGATCGCCCGGGCGCTGGCCACGAACCCGACGCTGCTGTGCCTGGACGAGCCGGCCGCCGGCTTCAACCCGTCCGAGAAGGTCGCGCTGCTGGAGCTGATCCGCAAGATCCGCGACTCGGGTGTGACCGTGCTGCTCATCGAGCACGACATGCGCCTGGTCATGGAGGTCACCGACCGGATCGTGGTGCTGGAGTTCGGCAGGAAGATCGCCGAGGGCACCCCCGCCGAGGTGCGGGACAACCCGAAGGTGATCGCTGCGTACCTGGGAGTCCCCGATGCTGCTTGA